TCTCACAAAATTGTCTCCATCTGTTCTCTGTTCTTCTCTGTACATAGGATTGTTTATATTTCTTTCGTACTATTCTAAAATggagaaggaaataaataataaatgaagGAGAGAGTAGAAAAGAAACGACAAGTAATTTCATATATCAAGCTCTCATTTTTTTCAAACAAATTCAGTTTCTTTTAATAATGTTTTCTGAATTCCCTCCTAGGTTCTTTAGGAAATGTAAAGTTAAAGACTTTGTATTTATAGAAGTACCCCTCGGTAATTGTGGGTCTGACTTGCCTAATAAGTCGTGATGATGCATCCATGAAAAACAAACATAATGAGTAGCAGCAGGGAGAAAGTGTAGACAACAAAACATGGGTGAAATTCTAGTTCCACTAGGACAATGTCGTACGCGATGTCAGGACAATCGATTATAACAACAGTAACTCAGAATCGGTAAACACTCAAATACAAAAGTAATcaagacacaagaattggtaacccagttcggtgaaacttcacctacgtctggagggctttgcccaaagaaaagaaattcactatctcaagattcaggaactacagacacacatgaacacaacaagttcattgttcttttcctaatctacccagtgtatttctacttagtatctcaacctaagtatgagagtccctctcactttctctcaatcactgccacagcgaTTGGtgataacaaataacaatcaacGCTTGAACACTCAAACTCAACACATAACTCAGTCTTGccttatagaatcagggagcaagaccagttcacaaataacaagaacaaagcacaactcacaatcataaaacacttgatcttcaatcttagcttctgtgtcttcacgttttaggtctttgttccttttatacttcagcagaggcggcactaGGGTTGACTAAGCTGAAGAACAGAATTGATCCACACAACTTCAAACGCaatcttccaagatatgatTTGCATAACAACCGAGTataagatagaaacaaatcttcaatcatagatttgtttcaacaaaaaaaaacccgcAAAGAACTCCCTTTAATCAGttacttgaacctcaagtaacAACAACCAAATCTTTAACAGATAACAGAAGGGACCCACAATGTGCGCCAGCTAGTGAATGAATGTCCTGGTTTCACAGAATCAGATGTCaagacatctgcttcgacatcagatTGTTTTTAGCAAAATGCATGACAACacaaggaacaacaatctccccctttgtcaaattttgcctaaaaacaacttcacaaCCAAAGAGGGTAAAAACACACAGAATCAGCAACGGAACAAAAaacaacactccccctcaaaacAATGCTTCTTCATACACAGACATAGatgaactccccctcaaatgaaGCATCCAACAACATACATAAAAACTGCTTGAAGTACATAAATCATAACCATAGCAGCACACAATTATCAGCTTCCAAGTTAGACAAGAACACCAGTAGAACTTGAACAAACATAGCACTGTCACACTGTCTTGAAAATTCTGCTAATTATTACAAACCAGAAGCagaaacaacaaacaaaacACAGTCTTCAACAACAACTTCACAAGTTAAATCATCAACGTCAACAACAACCTTctaactactccccctttttagcagaaatttggcaaaggttgaaaacaaataaatgagCCAAAACATAACAAACAAAGGACCATTATTAAATGCCAGAAGATGAAGTCTCCTCTGCAAGTTCTTTAGATCCTTCCTCCTCAGCAACATCCTCATGACTGGCCTCCTCTTTAAGCTTGAGAAGCAAAGCATCCACCTTCAATTTCCTCTCAGTAGCAACCTTGATAGACACCTGCAACTCCTTTGAGAGATCCTCCAATTCAGCAATCACACCTTGAGTTCCAGCAGCAGACATTGAAACAGGAATTGATGTCCTCCGAGATGGCATATCAATGTCCAAGACATGGGGATCCAGGAACAACCGATGATCCAAAGTGATGGGGGTGCCCTTAGGAAAAGCCACATCATCCATTCTGAGTATATCAGGATGCTGTTTCAGGATGATAGCAGTCAAGGGTGAAGGAAAAGAAATGGGTAGCTTTACAGCACAGGTTTCTGCATGTTTTAAAGTTTGAGCAAACACCAAAGagtcaaaatcaaaagcaatctCAGTTCCAATTCTGTAGATCAGCTTGGTTAAAATTGCAGAAACAGCAGAGGTATGATAAGAAAGGATCCAATTCACCACTCCTATCCTGTtcagaatagcatacttcacactcaataACCCTGTAGATAAAAGCTTCTTAGCAGGCCACTTCTTCACTTGTCCAGCAGTGAGTTCCTTGGCAACCTTGTCCAAAGACAATTCTTCCTCAACAAACTCCACATCACTTCTTCCAAGGGCTTGGTTGATCACAGCAGGAGAAAAAGTTACACACTTCCCTCGCACATaaactttcctgaattcagCACTTCCAGGAATGCCAACATCATCTGTCAAATTAACTAGGAACTCTTTCACTAGCTTCTCATAACATTTTCCAATATCCATGACTGTCTTCCTTAGACCAGCCCGGTCAATGAGAGCAACAATCATCTTACACTCAAGCACATCCTTGCCAATCTCCCTTTCTTTTGCAATCCGGCGGTTGCAAACATATTTCCACTTGAGAACATTCTCAGCAGCATGAAAGGAAACATTATCATTAGGGAAAGAAGGAACATCTGAAGGAATTCGCTTACCAGAGAATTTCTTCTTTTCAGAAGTCCGAATGTCCTGAACATCGACTTCAACATCAGACTCAGATTCCAAATCAATCCTtggaattttcttcttctcagaagTTTTCTTTACCTTCTTGTGTGAGGAATCCACAGCCTTTTGTTTACCTTTGCTCTTCACATCCATAGTGGATTTGACCTTCTTTTGTGAACCAGAGGGGGTGTCTTCAACATGAacccttcttctcttcttcatcctGGCAGCAACACTTGCCAGAGAAACATCATCTGAGTCATCAGCATCTGAAATTTCATGAACAGATGGAGGAGATTTGGTAGGCTCCTCATAAGAGACCTCCTCGTGGGCTTCATTCTCTGGTTCTGAGTTCTTGGACTCAGGGATGAATCCAGAGATGGTGAATTCTCCTTACCAGGCACATTGAATACATGAACTTCAGTTTGAGGAGCAGAAGCCTCAAAATCTGCCTCTTCATCCGCAGAGGAAATTTCATGAGAAACATCATCAAGCACAGGTGAGTCACGAGTGCCCTGAGATCTCGTACTCGACATGTAGCGCTTTCTGGCAAGAGTTCTTGAATCCTTTCTTGCATAAGCCTTCTTGGATTGAGCGGAGGATTGCGCATTCAAGCCCATAACCTTGACTCCAGAAGATGTCTTCTCAATCTTGCCTTTGATGGAATCTTGCTTTCTTGAGACTTGAGACatgattatatagcagttgagtgGATGAGAAGCAATCATGATGATGATGTCATAACGGCAGTTATTGGTAGTTACTAGAAAACTAGCCGTTAGAGCAAAGTGATGCGGTAATTGCAATGCATCTTCAAAGtggcaaatcccaagatttcctctcaATTTCTCAAACGTGATAGCATCAAGTGGTTTGGTAAATATATCCACCAATTTCTTTTCAGTAGGAACATGCTCTAAAGTGACAATTTTATCTTCAACCAAGTCTCTAATGAAGTGGTGTCTGATATCAatgtgcttggtcctgctatgttgAATAGGATTTTTGGAGATATTAATAGCACTAAGGTTgtcacaatacaatgtcataACATCCTGCTCGACTTCATACTCCTTTAGCATTTGTTTCATCCATATGAGTTGAGTACAGCTACTCCCAGCAGcaatatattcagcttcagcagttgaCAAAGAGACACAATTTTGCTTCTTACTGAACCAAGAGATCAAGTTATTTCCTAAGTAGAAACAACCTCCAGATGTGCTTttcctatcatcagcacttcctgcccaatctgcatcacaatacccaACAAGAgtagaatttgtatcatgtgTATAGACAATACCATAATCACATGTACCATTATCGTATTTGATTATTCTCTTCACTTGCATAAGATGACTAgtctttggagcagcttgatatctagcacaaGCACCTACAGCAAAGGTGATGCCTGGCCTGCTAACATTAAGATATAAAAGACTACCAATCATACTCctatataagctttgatcaatGTCTTCTCCTTGTTCATCCTTAGATAACTTGATATGTGTCGCAGCAGGAGTCCttttgtgaccagccttttctaGCCCAAACTTCTTGACAATACCTCTAGCATACTTGCTTTGTGAAATGAACAAATAGTCTTCCATCTGCTTAACCTGCAGACCCAAAAAGTAATTCAACTCACCTACcaaactcatttcaaattcagatttcatttgttgaacgaaatgctccaccatcgtgTTCGACATTCCACCAAACActatatcatccacatatatatgtgctatcatgagcttgcCTTTGTCATTCTTTACAAACAGGGTCTTGTCTATACCTCCCTTGCAATAGCCATTGCTGACAAGAAATTCATTGAGTCTTTCATACCATGCCCTTGGAGCCTGTTTCAATCCATACAGAGCCTTcttcaacttgtacacatgatctggatgatgaggATCTATGAATCCTTTgggttgttcaacataaacttcttcactcaggtatccattcagaaaagcactcttgacatccaatTGATAGAGTCTAAACTTTAAAAGACATGCAACTCCCAGTAAGAACCTTATAGATTCTAGTCTAGCCactggagcaaaagtttcatcaaaatccactccttctatctgagtgtagccttgagcaaccaaccttgctttgtttctagtaACCACTccattctcatctgacttgttcttgaaaatccatttagtaccaatgatgtttactcctTCAGGCCTTGAGATAAGATCCCAAACTTCATTCCTTCTGAATTGATCAAGCTCTTcctgcatagcatttatccagtattcatcagtcaGCGCTTCCTTGATATTTTTGGGTTCAATTTTTTAGATGAAGCAACCATGAGCAATGAAATTTTTTGATCTGGTAGTAACTCCTTCCTTAGGAtcaccaataatgttttcttgagggtgATTCTTCTGAATTCTAATGGATGGAGCTTTATTTGACTCAATCACTTTATCTTCTTGTTCATCTGCACTAGTATCAGATTCATTGTCGAGAGCAATAGGTGGGACATCGACTTGGACatctgcatcatcatcatcatcttcactcACATTTGTCTCAGCTATTTTACTTGGTACATCATCTATAGTAACATTGACAGATTCCATCATAACTTTTGTACGAGAGTTATACACTCTGTAAGTCTTACTGTTTGTTGAGTATCCCATGAAAATGCCTTCATCACTCTTGGGATCAAGCTTCCTTCTTGGTTCACGATCagccagaatataacatttactcccaAAGATATGGAAATATTTCACAGTaggcttccttcctttccagattTCAGACTGAGTAGATGAGGTTCCTGCTCTAATTGTTACTCTGTTGTGGATATAGCACGCAATACTCATTGCTTCAGCCCAGAATTTCTTGGGAATCTTCCTTGCATGTAGCATCACCCTATAGATTCTTGAAgatttctatttttcctttcaacaatatCGTTTTGCTGAGGAGTGATGGGAGCAGAGAAATCATGACTTATTCCTTTTGAGCCACAGAAATCAGAGAATTTTGAGTTCTCAAattctcttccatgatcacttctgattcttattACCTCACTGCTTTTCTCAGTTTGAAGCTTCAGACATAGTCTCTTGAATATCTCAAAAGTCTCAGACTTTTCTTTCATGAAGTCAATCCAAGTGTACCTGGAAAAGTCATCAACAcaaacaaaaacatattttttaccTCCTAGACTTTCTACTTTCATGGGCCCCATTAGATCCATGTGTAGTAGCTCAAGGACCTTTGTTGTGGTTGGATGTTGGAGCTTTGCATGGGACATCTTGGTTTTCTTTCCAATTTTGCACTCTCCACATATTCTTCCCTCACCAATCTTCAGTTTTGGTAGACCACGAATGGCTTCTTCAGAAATGATCTTCTGCATGCTCTTGAGATTGATATGACCCAATCTCTGGTCCCACAGGTTTAGCTCATCCACTTTTGATATTAAACATCTAGAAACTTGTGCCTTCTCCGGTGAGACCCACATGTAGCAGTTGTCTTTGGATCTGACTCCTTGCATCATTACTTTATGATCATTTGTTGTAATAACACAAACTGCCTTACTGAATAAGACATCAAGACCTTGATCACAGAGTTGGCTTATGCTGATGAAATTTGCAGTCAATCCTTTGACAAGCAACACATCATTCAGATCTGGGGATCCAGGATTTACCAGTTTTCCTATTCCCTTGATTTTTCCTTTTGCTCCATCTCCAAAGGTAACAAAGTTGCTGGAGTATCCCTTGAGATTTTCAAGATATTCCTTGTTTCCAGTCATATGCCTTGAACAACCACTGTCAAAGTACCAATCTTCACTTgatgaagctctgaaggatgtGTGAGCTATGAGGCAAGTCACTTGATCTTTGGGCTTCCAAATCTTCTTTGTCTGTTTCTCCCTTGAGCTCTTCATCACGTTCTGTGTCTGAGGATAACCTTAGAGTTTAAAGCAATAAGGCTTTATGTGACCATTCCTTCCACATTAATGACATCTCCATGGGTTAGACTTAGCATTTTTCAAACGAGAACCCCCATGTTGAGGCACATGCTGAGACATCGGCTTTGACATCTGATAGTTGATGGGGTTActgaattcagatttcattttagCACCAACAAATTTCTTTGGCAGCTTCTGATTTTCCTTGTTGGCAGTATTGTAATTGAAACCAATCCCTTTCACGCTCCTTCCTTGTTTGCTTGTTTCCTTCAGAATCTCATCCAGCATATCAGATCCACTATTCAGCATACGTACAGATTTATGAGTGGCTTCAAGTTTATTTGTCAGAGTGACCACCTTTTCTTGAAGTTCTGCGTTAATCATCATTAGTTTACCTTTTTCTGCAGTATCAACATCTTTAAGCTTTGTGTTCCATTCATCAAGATCATCCTGCAGCTTGTCAATAATCCCTCTCAACATTTCATTTTCTGACTTGAGTTGCTCTATATTATCTTCTTGCTCTTTCAGAAGTTTGCATGCTTCCTCCCATTTAGTGTGCAAAAGCCTGTAAGTCTCCTCCAACTCTTCATCTGTCATCTCCTCATCACTAGATTCTGAACCATCAACAGTTCCTGAGAAGGCATTAACTCTGTTTGCAGAaagttcttcttcatcttcagtgtcttcatctgaccatgtaACAACCatgcttttcttttgtttcttcaagtaAGTAGCACACTCAGTTCTAATATGGCCATAtccctcacattcatgacactgaacacctttattctgaccagatttgtcttcttctttggtcttttTCTGAGAATTGAAGGGCTTAAAATTGTCCTGGACATTTGGCCTCTTTCTTCTGTCTATCTTCCTCAGAGCTCTATTAAATTTCTTTGCCAGTAGAGCCAGAGCTTCAGATAAATTTTCACCTTCACAGTcagcatcatcttcatcatcagtgTTGGACACAAAGGCTATGCTTTTACTCCTCTTCTCAGGCTTATCACTCAACTTCAACTCATAAGTCTGCAAAgaaccaatgagttcatcaacttTCATACCGCtgatgtcttgagcttcttcaatagcagtgactttcatagcaaatttGCTAGTAacagacctcaagattttccttacaagcttctcattaGTCATGGGTTCTCCCAGAGCAAACGAGGCATTGGACAAGTAACGCACACGCATGTGAAATTCAGAAATAGTCTCATCCGCAGTCATCATTAAGTTCTCaaactgagtagtaagcatctggagcCTTGACATTCTTACTCTGGTGGTGCCTTCATGAGTTGTCTTCAAAATCTCCCaggcatcctttgccacagtgcaTGTGTTGATCAACCTGAACATGTTCTTGTctactccattaaagatagcattcaGTTCCTTAGAGTTTcccagagcagcttcatcttcatcctttgtccattcttcttcaggtttctcTTCCGCATTTGAGGTACTTCCCTCAGCTTGCACTTTGATGGGATGATTCCAACCTTTGACAATGGCCTTCCAAGTCTTGTGGTCAATAGACTTAAGAAACGcagtcatgcgaaccttccagtaatcataattGGTTCCATCCATAATTGGTGGCCTATTAaccgatcctccctccttgttgtcCATGAGAACAGAAAGTATcaccctggagctcacccaaacagaacaggggtgcctgctttgatgccaattgaaattctagttccACTAGGACAATGTCGTACGCGATGTCAGGACAATCGATTATAACAACAGTAACTCAGAACCAGTAAACACTCAAATACAAAAGTAATCAAGACACAAGAATtagtaacccagttcggtgaaacttcacctacgtctggagggctttgcccaaagaaaagaaatccactatctcaagattcaggaactacagacacacatgaacacaacaagttcattgttcttttcctaatctacccagtgtatttctacttagtatctcaacataagtatgagagtccctctcactttctctcaatcactgccacagcgaTCGGtgataacaaataacaatcaacGCTTGAACACTCAAACTCAACACATAACTCAGTCTTGccttatagaatcagggagcaagaccagttcacaaataacaagaacaaagcacaactcacaatcataaaacacttgatcttcaatcttagcttctgtgtcttcacgttttaggtctttgttccttttatacttcagcagaggcggcactaGGGTTGACTGGGCTGAAGAACAAAATTGATCCACACAACTTCAAACGCaatcttccaagatatgatTTGTGTAACAACCGAGTataagatagaaacaaatcttcaatcataGATTTGTTTCGACAAAAAAACAACCCGCAAAGAACTCCCTTTAATCAGttacttgaacctcaagtaacAACAACCAAATCTTTAACAGATAACAGAAGGGACCCACAATGCGCGCCAGCCAGTGAATGAATGCCCTGGCTTCACAAAATCAGATGTCaggacatctgcttcgacatcagatTGTTTTTAGCAAAATGCATGACATTAAAAGGAACAACAATGGGTACATTTACCTAATGTTAGGTGGATACATTTACCTAATGTTAGGTTGGGAAAGGAGAATAAACAGAAAGAAAATGAGTAGCAATAGGGAGAAAGTGAAGACGACAAAACATGGGTACATTTACCTAATGCTAGGTGGGTACATTTACCTAATGTTATGTTGGGAGAGGAGAATAAACAGAAAGAAAATAAGTAGCAACAGGGAGAAAGTGAAGACGACAAAACATGGGTACATTTACCTAATGTTAGGTTGGGAGAGGAGAATGAGAAGAggaaaaaagatgaaaatggagtgattttcattttcttaatgGTCATTCATCCTCAAAGTAATTTTCTTTAACATAAGGCAGTAAATTAGAGAGTTAAcaaatctatctatatatataagtaaagcacacttgaaccattacattaaatacattagtaaagattgcatgtattataatgcattaagtaataaaaaattatctttctaataaatatattaaataataagattaaaaactgaaaaaaaaaattatattgtcaaaagctattcaactacctatattaaatattcacaaaaataaaaatattaaataataatagttataattttaaaaataacttgaattg
This is a stretch of genomic DNA from Lotus japonicus ecotype B-129 chromosome 1, LjGifu_v1.2. It encodes these proteins:
- the LOC130740550 gene encoding uncharacterized protein LOC130740550, whose translation is MDNKEGGSVNRPPIMDGTNYDYWKVRMTAFLKSIDHKTWKAIVKGWNHPIKVQAEGSTSNAEEKPEEEWTKDEDEAALGNSKELNAIFNGVDKNMFRLINTCTVAKDAWEILKTTHEGTTRVRMSRLQMLTTQFENLMMTADETISEFHMRVRYLSNASFALGEPMTNEKLVRKILRSVTSKFAMKVTAIEEAQDISGMKVDELIGSLQTYELKLSDKPEKRSKSIAFVSNTDDEDDADCEGENLSEALALLKQKKSMVVTWSDEDTEDEEELSANRVNAFSGTVDGSESSDEEMTDEELEETYRLLHTKWEEACKLLKEQEDNIEQLKSENEMLRGIIDKLQDDLDEWNTKLKDVDTAEKGKLMMINAELQEKVVTLTNKLEATHKSVRMLNSGSDMLDEILKETSKQGRSVKGIGFNYNTANKENQKLPKKFVGAKMKSEFSNPINYQMSKPMSQHVPQHGGSRLKNAKSNPWRCH